The proteins below come from a single Argonema galeatum A003/A1 genomic window:
- a CDS encoding RDD family protein, translating to MRFFNRVTLQTPESVELEFTLAGIGNRALALIIDYTALSLTLLVFWIVWIVVSLQLVNTFDNVNNIRLWLVAIAILLNFIIYVGYFVFFEVIWQGQTPGKRYAKIRVIRDDGRRVSIQQATLRALLRPIDDTLFIGAFLIILGSREKRLGDMVAGTIVIQEEYVVAAINFPISQQAQKLATELPQMANLSVLLPDDFAAIREYLQRRGEMTSKARSELSLQIARQVRSIIDMKTLPEGLTADVFLEAVYLAYQQQSSTS from the coding sequence ATGCGTTTCTTCAACCGAGTCACACTGCAAACCCCAGAAAGTGTAGAACTGGAATTCACTTTAGCAGGAATTGGCAACCGCGCCTTAGCCTTAATTATAGACTATACTGCCTTGTCTTTAACTCTGCTAGTTTTCTGGATTGTCTGGATTGTAGTTTCTTTACAGCTAGTCAATACGTTCGATAACGTAAATAATATCCGACTATGGTTGGTGGCGATCGCGATTCTGTTAAACTTCATTATTTACGTAGGTTACTTTGTCTTTTTTGAGGTAATTTGGCAAGGACAAACACCCGGAAAACGCTACGCCAAAATTCGCGTAATTCGCGACGATGGTCGCCGAGTTAGTATCCAACAAGCGACCCTGAGAGCGTTATTGCGACCTATAGATGACACCTTGTTTATAGGAGCATTTTTAATCATTTTGGGCAGTCGGGAAAAGCGACTGGGAGATATGGTGGCAGGAACTATTGTAATTCAAGAAGAATATGTCGTCGCTGCCATAAACTTCCCAATTTCTCAGCAGGCTCAAAAACTCGCCACCGAGCTGCCGCAAATGGCAAACTTGTCTGTTTTACTACCTGATGATTTCGCTGCCATTCGCGAATATTTGCAGCGGCGTGGCGAAATGACATCGAAAGCAAGATCTGAATTGAGTCTACAAATAGCTCGTCAAGTTAGGAGCATAATTGACATGAAAACTTTGCCAGAGGGTTTGACAGCAGACGTATTTTTAGAAGCAGTGTATCTCGCTTATCAGCAGCAATCATCTACTTCTTAA
- a CDS encoding AAA family ATPase, whose amino-acid sequence MNEINGALNRLGQAINRIVVGQNTLVQQLLVALLAGGHVILEGVPGTGKTLLVKVLAQLVQADFKRIQLTPDILPADIIGTNIFDLNTRNFSLKKGPVFTQILLADEINRTPPKTQSALLEAMEEGQVTLDGESLPLPDFFWTIATQNSLEFEGTYPLPEAQLDRFLFKLVVDYPDVAAEKQMLLNRQGGFQSRRLDLARLKPVATVEDILLARQKASTVNVDDKIIDYLLALVQRSRQHPDLALGGSPRSAVAWLQTSKAYAWLNGKDFVTPDDVKAVAPPLLRHRFILRPESQLDGLQVDAVIASLLNQVPVPR is encoded by the coding sequence ATGAACGAAATTAATGGTGCATTAAATCGTCTCGGTCAAGCTATCAACCGAATTGTCGTCGGCCAAAACACGCTCGTGCAGCAGTTGTTGGTAGCCTTACTTGCTGGCGGTCACGTCATTTTGGAGGGCGTTCCGGGAACGGGGAAAACGCTGCTGGTTAAGGTGCTGGCTCAACTCGTGCAAGCAGATTTTAAGCGAATTCAGCTAACACCAGATATTCTGCCTGCTGATATCATCGGCACCAATATCTTCGATTTGAATACCCGCAACTTTAGCCTCAAAAAAGGGCCAGTATTTACGCAAATCTTGCTGGCTGATGAAATTAACCGGACACCGCCAAAAACCCAGTCTGCATTGCTGGAAGCGATGGAAGAAGGACAGGTAACGCTCGATGGAGAAAGTTTGCCGTTACCGGATTTTTTTTGGACGATCGCTACCCAGAATTCTCTAGAATTTGAAGGTACTTATCCCCTCCCAGAAGCTCAGCTGGATAGGTTTTTATTCAAGCTAGTTGTCGATTATCCCGACGTTGCTGCCGAAAAGCAAATGTTGCTGAATCGTCAGGGTGGTTTTCAATCGCGACGCCTAGATTTAGCACGTCTGAAACCTGTGGCGACGGTGGAAGATATTTTATTAGCTCGTCAGAAAGCCAGCACAGTTAATGTTGATGATAAAATTATAGATTATCTGTTAGCTTTGGTACAGCGCAGTCGTCAACATCCCGATTTAGCTTTGGGGGGATCTCCGCGATCGGCTGTAGCGTGGTTGCAGACAAGTAAGGCTTATGCTTGGCTAAATGGAAAAGATTTTGTGACGCCAGATGATGTTAAAGCTGTAGCGCCTCCACTGCTGCGTCATCGCTTCATTTTAAGACCGGAATCTCAGCTAGATGGATTGCAGGTTGATGCAGTGATTGCTTCGTTATTGAATCAAGTGCCTGTGCCAAGGTGA
- a CDS encoding helix-turn-helix transcriptional regulator: MPSTNEQFTEAANHWDLETLYTDLASAKGKRLTPVEKLHLRGLLCGYSPAEIAQMLHKSIKGVESEVCTTLYPYVKNLVGKCNEKVENWRNICEWLEEAGYKSTLYPQQLNNPIPVDILGKIANIKIEKDKITIEIDLRQANAPSCELPKQNFNFDDNNTN; the protein is encoded by the coding sequence ATGCCATCTACCAATGAACAATTTACCGAAGCGGCTAACCACTGGGACTTGGAAACGCTGTATACAGACTTAGCCTCCGCTAAGGGAAAGCGTCTTACACCTGTTGAGAAGCTACACCTGCGGGGGTTGCTTTGCGGTTACAGTCCTGCTGAAATAGCTCAAATGCTCCATAAAAGCATTAAGGGTGTTGAAAGCGAAGTATGTACTACTTTGTATCCTTATGTTAAAAACCTTGTAGGTAAATGCAATGAAAAAGTGGAGAACTGGCGAAATATTTGCGAATGGCTTGAAGAAGCGGGTTATAAATCTACTTTGTATCCTCAACAATTGAATAATCCTATACCTGTTGATATCTTAGGAAAAATCGCTAATATAAAAATTGAAAAAGATAAAATAACAATTGAAATTGATCTGCGACAAGCAAACGCGCCATCTTGTGAACTTCCAAAACAAAATTTCAACTTCGACGATAATAATACTAATTAG
- a CDS encoding DUF4129 domain-containing protein has translation MSADGFEKTNFAWQMHQLQQRFSEWLELKLSQSTPDLPNVSFPSWLIDLIKLLWPLFKAASWLILGLVVTWLVWQLWLLLRPYVQFLGFELGNSASKTTPVNDRTTADWLGFSRQCYLEGNYGEAVRCLYMAMLQRSHETGIIPHEPSRTDGEYRQLTQMLPKQESYQVLLSTHEELCFGNAEISSEIFDRCQQAYRKIDEK, from the coding sequence ATGTCGGCTGATGGATTTGAGAAGACTAACTTTGCTTGGCAAATGCACCAGTTGCAGCAGCGGTTCTCGGAGTGGCTGGAACTGAAACTCTCCCAGAGTACTCCTGACCTACCAAATGTGTCCTTTCCATCCTGGTTAATCGACTTAATCAAACTATTATGGCCATTGTTCAAAGCGGCATCTTGGTTAATACTGGGATTGGTTGTGACTTGGTTAGTTTGGCAGTTGTGGCTGCTATTGCGTCCTTACGTCCAGTTCCTTGGCTTTGAACTGGGGAACTCAGCTAGCAAGACGACGCCTGTTAACGATCGCACGACAGCAGATTGGTTGGGCTTTTCGCGACAATGTTACCTAGAAGGTAACTACGGTGAGGCGGTGCGATGCCTTTATATGGCAATGTTGCAGCGATCGCACGAAACTGGCATTATCCCCCACGAACCCAGTCGCACAGATGGAGAATACCGACAATTAACCCAGATGCTACCTAAGCAAGAGTCGTATCAAGTATTACTTAGTACTCACGAGGAACTGTGTTTTGGCAATGCCGAGATTTCCTCAGAAATATTCGATCGCTGTCAGCAGGCATATCGTAAAATCGACGAAAAATGA
- a CDS encoding DUF58 domain-containing protein, producing MVPSGRVYLLLVLGIAIALFLSSVFSVSVGILGTLLFDGIVLLLTLADGLLVRRRRIQISRQPLGRLSIGRDNPVVLTVESGQRPAKLLIRDYYPSEFGVSTPLLQTSLPSSSRQELTYTVHPTQRGEYAWGDIQVRQLGGWGLAWDDRKIPQSTKVAVYPDLIGLRQLTIRLTLQNTGTMRQARRMGIGTEFAELREYRMGDDPRFVDWKATARRMGATPAVSLQIRVLEPEQEQTLIILLDRGRLMTARVQGLKRFDWGLNATLALALTGLNRGDKVGVAVFDREVTTWIPPERGQHQLSKLIDRLTPIQPVLLEPDYVGAVTKLVNQQTRRALVVLITDIVDITASAELLAALGRLTPRYLPFCVTLRDPQVDKLAYTPVSTLDGGAIEAAYTRTVALDLLSQRQVAFAQLKQKGVLVLDAPANQISDQLVNRYLQLKARNQL from the coding sequence ATGGTTCCTTCAGGACGAGTTTATTTATTGTTGGTGTTGGGAATAGCGATCGCACTATTCCTATCATCAGTTTTCAGCGTGTCGGTTGGAATCCTTGGTACGCTGCTGTTTGACGGCATTGTGCTGCTATTGACTCTAGCAGACGGATTATTGGTTCGCAGAAGGCGCATCCAAATTAGTCGTCAACCTTTGGGGCGATTGTCCATCGGAAGAGATAACCCAGTGGTACTAACGGTAGAATCGGGTCAGCGCCCAGCCAAACTGCTAATCCGCGACTATTACCCAAGCGAGTTTGGCGTTTCCACACCATTATTGCAAACCTCCTTACCCAGCAGCAGCCGTCAGGAACTCACCTATACAGTTCATCCGACGCAGCGAGGCGAATATGCTTGGGGAGATATTCAAGTTCGCCAACTCGGTGGGTGGGGATTAGCTTGGGATGACAGGAAAATTCCTCAAAGTACCAAGGTCGCGGTTTATCCAGATTTGATCGGATTGCGACAATTAACCATTCGCCTGACTCTGCAAAATACTGGCACGATGCGCCAAGCTAGACGGATGGGAATTGGCACAGAATTTGCCGAATTGCGGGAATATCGCATGGGTGATGACCCCCGCTTTGTGGATTGGAAAGCTACCGCACGCAGAATGGGGGCGACACCAGCAGTATCGCTTCAGATCCGGGTACTGGAACCCGAACAAGAGCAAACTTTGATTATTTTGCTCGATCGCGGTCGTTTGATGACGGCGCGGGTGCAGGGGTTGAAGCGGTTTGATTGGGGGTTGAATGCAACGCTGGCGCTGGCGCTGACTGGTTTGAACCGAGGCGACAAGGTGGGTGTGGCGGTGTTCGATCGCGAAGTTACTACCTGGATACCGCCGGAACGCGGACAGCATCAACTATCTAAATTGATCGATCGACTCACCCCTATTCAACCTGTGCTGCTAGAACCGGATTACGTTGGCGCTGTGACAAAATTGGTAAATCAGCAAACCCGTCGCGCCTTAGTAGTGCTGATTACAGATATTGTGGATATAACAGCTTCTGCCGAACTCCTCGCCGCACTGGGACGCCTTACACCGCGCTATCTGCCGTTTTGCGTCACCTTGCGCGACCCTCAAGTTGACAAGCTGGCCTATACTCCCGTATCTACCCTTGATGGAGGTGCGATCGAAGCTGCCTACACCCGTACTGTCGCCTTAGATTTATTATCTCAGCGCCAGGTTGCCTTTGCCCAGCTCAAACAAAAAGGTGTTTTGGTATTGGATGCACCTGCAAATCAAATTAGCGACCAACTGGTAAACCGATATCTGCAACTGAAAGCGCGAAATCAGCTTTAA
- a CDS encoding DUF975 family protein, giving the protein MSQNISPHSPIRPLSVGNVVSSALVLYRSHFKSYLGVAFRATLWSLLPSFTQLLIGQLQGRIDPSVAVLIRLPWLALNIFCVAKASTNIALISRLAFGELISKPETVKSAGDNLNSRKWKFLWSAFLVGLLMVGAFIALYIAFLLSVLLVAGLSTFIGRIVTNSYPILALIVYLIAGLLYIAVFVGFFAGILWFVARFFISELPLAVETNVGITRTIGRSWELTKGAAFRIVLILSVAYLIVTPFIALALTPIALIFPSIPISSIASSPEEFLRSFSSLITVAILLITLANTFILPFWQTIKAVIYYDLRSRKEGLDLQLRDRPLEM; this is encoded by the coding sequence ATGTCCCAAAATATCAGCCCTCACAGTCCAATCCGACCGCTCAGCGTCGGTAATGTAGTCAGCAGCGCCCTCGTGTTATACCGCTCTCACTTCAAATCCTATTTAGGTGTTGCTTTCAGAGCCACTTTATGGAGTTTGCTGCCTTCTTTTACACAATTACTTATCGGGCAACTTCAGGGGCGAATCGATCCATCTGTTGCTGTATTAATCAGGTTGCCTTGGTTAGCACTTAATATTTTTTGTGTGGCTAAAGCTTCTACTAATATAGCATTGATATCGCGATTGGCATTCGGTGAATTGATAAGTAAACCAGAAACGGTTAAGTCTGCCGGTGACAATTTAAACTCTCGAAAGTGGAAATTTTTGTGGTCAGCATTTTTAGTAGGTTTACTGATGGTTGGGGCTTTTATCGCTTTATACATAGCGTTTCTTTTGTCAGTTTTATTAGTAGCTGGCTTATCAACATTTATTGGTAGAATTGTCACTAATTCTTATCCGATTCTGGCTTTAATCGTATATTTAATTGCTGGTTTGTTGTACATTGCTGTATTCGTTGGGTTTTTCGCTGGTATACTGTGGTTTGTAGCCCGCTTTTTTATTAGCGAGTTGCCCCTGGCTGTAGAAACTAATGTCGGTATCACAAGAACGATCGGGCGCAGTTGGGAATTAACTAAAGGTGCGGCATTTAGAATCGTACTAATCCTATCAGTCGCTTACTTAATCGTAACTCCTTTCATCGCGCTCGCTTTGACACCCATAGCATTAATCTTTCCATCTATCCCAATAAGTTCCATAGCTTCATCACCAGAAGAATTTCTCCGTTCTTTTTCAAGCTTAATTACCGTGGCGATTCTTTTAATCACGCTCGCCAATACATTTATCCTACCTTTCTGGCAAACTATCAAAGCAGTTATTTACTACGATCTTCGCAGTCGCAAAGAAGGGTTAGACTTACAATTGCGCGATCGGCCCCTGGAAATGTAA
- a CDS encoding Rpn family recombination-promoting nuclease/putative transposase, which translates to MTTPNADYDTTWKEAIEEYLAPFLSFFFPQVHDLVDWTREHQSLDKELQQITATASAGEREADKLFQVWRRNGEQAYILIHIEVQSQEDAEFTERMYIYHYRSFDIHKKVISLAILGDERRNWRPHSYSYELGGCSVNFEFPTAKLLDYESQWEILARSLNPFAILVMAHLKTKATIGKGAEREEWKWNLVRNLYERGYTETDIIKLFRLLDWMMTLPEALQQSFDTKLKRYQEERKMPILSNIERRAMEAGRQEGRQEGRQEGRQEGRQEGRQEGLLQKSREAVLEVLEVRFNQVPPTLSAMVNQVEDISALKQLLQRAISISSIAEFQQFVESTGTPD; encoded by the coding sequence GTGACCACACCAAATGCCGATTACGATACTACCTGGAAAGAAGCCATAGAAGAATATCTCGCTCCATTTTTATCCTTCTTTTTTCCCCAAGTCCATGACTTAGTAGACTGGACGAGAGAACACCAATCTCTCGATAAAGAACTGCAACAAATTACCGCCACAGCCAGCGCCGGAGAGCGAGAAGCAGATAAACTTTTCCAAGTATGGCGGCGCAACGGAGAACAGGCTTACATCTTAATTCATATCGAAGTCCAAAGTCAAGAAGACGCCGAATTTACCGAGCGTATGTACATTTACCATTACCGCTCTTTTGACATCCACAAAAAAGTAATTAGCCTAGCGATATTGGGGGACGAGCGCCGCAACTGGCGTCCTCACTCCTACAGTTACGAACTCGGTGGCTGTTCCGTCAACTTTGAATTTCCCACCGCAAAACTCTTAGACTACGAAAGCCAGTGGGAAATCCTCGCTCGAAGCCTCAACCCCTTTGCTATATTAGTGATGGCTCATCTGAAGACCAAAGCTACTATTGGCAAAGGCGCAGAACGGGAGGAATGGAAATGGAATCTCGTGCGAAACCTCTACGAACGGGGTTATACTGAAACCGACATCATCAAGTTATTTCGTTTGCTCGACTGGATGATGACCCTACCCGAAGCACTCCAACAAAGTTTTGACACCAAACTCAAACGCTATCAGGAGGAACGAAAAATGCCCATCCTCAGCAATATTGAACGTCGCGCAATGGAAGCCGGACGCCAAGAAGGACGACAAGAAGGACGACAAGAAGGACGACAAGAAGGACGACAAGAAGGACGACAAGAAGGACTCCTACAAAAGTCTCGCGAGGCAGTGCTGGAAGTCTTGGAAGTGCGGTTTAACCAAGTGCCACCGACACTCAGTGCAATGGTTAATCAAGTAGAAGATATCTCTGCGCTCAAACAACTTCTGCAACGCGCCATTTCTATCAGTTCTATTGCTGAATTTCAGCAATTTGTCGAATCAACTGGCACCCCCGATTAA
- a CDS encoding stage II sporulation protein M — MNIQRWIARREPNWKRLDALLKQVEKKGLKSLQATQIKELASLYRSVSADLARSRTHQVGNTLVQDLQILTSRAYNQIYQGSRRQEWQAVIDFYKWGFPATVQQTSGYIAAATALFLLGSAIAWWFTWQDPVFMSLIVPQSMIEKVRDKHELWMGSIVGIEPLASSSITINNIQVSFAAIAGGITAGAFTVYILFFNGISIGAVATLVGQNNLAYPFWAFVFPHGSLELPAIFFAGGAGLLIARAILFPGKYKRGDALKFYGSQASQLVFGIVPMLIIAGTIEGFFSPSPLVPEPFKYLAGIGIFALLVLYCNHKRSI; from the coding sequence ATGAATATTCAACGTTGGATTGCACGGCGGGAACCGAACTGGAAGCGTCTCGATGCTTTGTTAAAGCAAGTGGAGAAAAAAGGGCTAAAGTCGTTACAGGCGACCCAAATCAAGGAATTAGCCAGTTTATATCGCTCTGTGTCGGCGGATCTGGCCCGATCGCGCACCCATCAAGTTGGCAACACCCTGGTGCAAGACCTGCAAATTCTCACATCTCGCGCCTACAATCAAATTTACCAGGGTTCGCGACGCCAGGAATGGCAGGCGGTAATTGATTTTTATAAATGGGGTTTCCCCGCCACAGTGCAGCAGACATCGGGTTACATAGCCGCTGCAACCGCTCTTTTCCTACTGGGATCTGCGATCGCCTGGTGGTTTACCTGGCAAGATCCCGTGTTTATGTCTCTAATTGTACCTCAATCTATGATTGAAAAAGTACGAGATAAACATGAATTATGGATGGGGTCAATTGTGGGAATTGAACCCTTAGCTTCCAGCAGCATTACGATCAATAACATCCAAGTATCTTTTGCTGCGATCGCTGGCGGAATTACAGCTGGAGCATTCACTGTCTACATTTTATTCTTTAACGGGATAAGTATCGGTGCAGTCGCTACTTTGGTTGGACAAAACAATTTAGCCTATCCTTTTTGGGCGTTTGTGTTTCCTCACGGTTCTCTGGAATTGCCTGCTATATTTTTTGCAGGTGGTGCTGGTTTGCTAATCGCCAGAGCTATTTTGTTTCCCGGTAAATATAAGCGCGGTGATGCTCTTAAATTCTATGGTTCACAAGCATCTCAGCTAGTATTTGGGATTGTACCAATGCTGATTATTGCCGGTACGATCGAAGGGTTTTTCTCTCCCAGTCCTCTAGTTCCAGAACCTTTCAAGTACCTGGCAGGAATCGGTATTTTTGCACTCTTGGTGTTGTATTGCAATCACAAGCGATCGATTTAG
- a CDS encoding DUF4350 domain-containing protein, protein MKLPRRNILWLAALAVAVIILLTLLGAPQNSKLNSGSTYSRSADGYGAWYAFMEKQGTPVKRWQKPFADLPGVRQNPKSKIQNSMTLLRVNSQLDNDWLDDREREWVERGNTLVMLGVGQPVTEVAFSTVQEFSGGGVKIETGRRKKLSKDERQRLGDRFGVVVWSQKLGKGQVIYATTPHLAANAYQNEPGNYKFLAQLVTQSSKSIFVDEYIHGYKDKDVIVKEGTGSWITYLAKTPLASVFVQVGVILLVLVLGSNQRLGQPLTLASPAVDNSKAYIEALAGVLQKANSSEFILEVLGKEEQIQLQKALGLGTTPVDRQSLIDAWIQQTGQKAAELEQVLQLQSKKHRIGEQNLLNWLAKWQNIRQLNIKN, encoded by the coding sequence ATGAAACTCCCACGACGAAATATATTATGGCTGGCGGCGCTTGCTGTAGCGGTAATAATTTTACTCACCCTACTGGGGGCTCCCCAAAATAGTAAGCTCAACAGCGGTTCCACCTACAGCCGCTCTGCCGATGGCTACGGTGCGTGGTACGCTTTTATGGAAAAACAGGGAACTCCCGTCAAACGTTGGCAAAAACCCTTTGCCGATTTACCAGGAGTGAGGCAAAATCCAAAATCCAAAATCCAAAATTCCATGACTTTGCTGCGCGTCAATAGCCAGCTAGATAATGATTGGCTTGACGATCGAGAACGAGAATGGGTGGAACGTGGCAATACCTTGGTGATGTTGGGAGTGGGTCAACCTGTCACAGAAGTAGCTTTTAGCACCGTGCAGGAATTCAGCGGTGGGGGTGTAAAAATTGAGACAGGGCGGCGGAAGAAATTGAGCAAAGACGAGAGACAACGGTTAGGCGATCGCTTTGGTGTGGTAGTTTGGTCACAAAAGCTGGGCAAAGGACAGGTTATTTACGCCACCACTCCCCATCTTGCCGCTAATGCCTATCAGAATGAGCCTGGGAACTATAAATTTCTAGCACAATTGGTTACCCAGAGCAGCAAGTCAATCTTTGTCGATGAATATATCCACGGCTACAAAGATAAGGATGTCATCGTCAAGGAGGGTACTGGCAGCTGGATAACTTATTTAGCTAAAACACCTTTGGCGAGTGTATTTGTGCAAGTAGGTGTTATTCTCCTAGTACTGGTGCTAGGTAGCAATCAGCGTCTGGGACAACCTCTCACCCTAGCGTCGCCAGCAGTAGATAACAGCAAAGCTTACATAGAAGCGCTGGCGGGTGTCTTGCAAAAAGCTAACAGTAGCGAGTTTATTTTAGAGGTGCTGGGTAAAGAAGAGCAGATTCAGTTGCAAAAAGCTTTGGGACTGGGAACGACACCAGTCGATCGTCAAAGCCTGATCGATGCCTGGATACAACAAACAGGGCAAAAAGCCGCCGAACTGGAACAAGTATTGCAACTGCAATCTAAAAAACATCGAATTGGGGAACAAAACTTGCTAAACTGGTTAGCAAAATGGCAAAATATACGACAATTAAACATTAAAAATTAA
- a CDS encoding CFI-box-CTERM domain-containing protein, giving the protein MAKGDKYLSYFDGPHGRIRDLRVENLKDGSQLLIPFHNDPDEQKKKLHHHLYFDSKTDNAIGIAYIAQDRQGKWRKEYWIDEGYGWRDGDRRHSESYDSLEELYDAFKARREIRKAREFATYLAARLAISFDEAIDSLAQDMESSSSSCFIATAAYSTSRHPDLDTFREFRDSKLLSNIFGKRLVSFYYKISPTIATYISSKPAIKLFIRHYLGHLARWMRR; this is encoded by the coding sequence ATGGCAAAGGGAGATAAATATTTATCGTACTTTGATGGGCCTCACGGTCGCATCAGGGATTTAAGAGTAGAAAACTTAAAAGATGGAAGTCAGCTACTGATTCCCTTTCATAACGATCCAGACGAGCAAAAGAAGAAATTACATCATCATCTATATTTTGATAGCAAAACAGACAATGCAATTGGAATAGCCTATATTGCTCAAGATAGGCAAGGAAAGTGGCGTAAGGAGTATTGGATTGACGAGGGCTATGGTTGGAGGGATGGAGATCGAAGGCATAGTGAGTCTTATGATTCATTAGAAGAACTGTATGACGCTTTTAAAGCCAGACGTGAAATCAGGAAAGCTAGAGAGTTTGCAACGTATTTAGCTGCTAGATTAGCAATTAGTTTTGACGAAGCTATTGATAGTTTAGCCCAAGATATGGAAAGTAGTAGTTCTTCTTGCTTCATTGCTACAGCAGCTTACTCAACTTCCAGACATCCTGACCTTGACACATTCAGAGAATTCCGAGACAGCAAACTGTTAAGCAATATTTTTGGTAAGCGGCTAGTGAGCTTCTATTACAAAATTAGTCCTACCATAGCTACATATATTAGCAGCAAGCCAGCAATCAAGTTATTTATCCGTCATTATTTGGGGCATCTAGCTAGGTGGATGCGACGTTGA
- a CDS encoding vWA domain-containing protein encodes MPYTQSLSRENPGYILILIDQSGSMLDPFGGSTGGTKAQECAKAVNNVLREIGLTCTAGSEIKNRCDISVLSYGASGSAAINAFSGNLASNPIVTIQELAQNCIRVDTIKRKISDGAGGLVEVDDQFPIWIEPIGRGGTPMAAAFEMAYNLVDKWTKSHQESFPPIVINITDGAPDSQSDAQNAASKLSKLGTSDGTTLIINIHISDGRAARVELPSSPSELPQGDGNAKFLFDFSSELPPVMRERAGAVGYKPTAGARGFVYNADAEAMIRLLDVGSRAKLQ; translated from the coding sequence ATGCCATACACTCAATCACTCAGTAGGGAAAATCCAGGGTACATTCTAATTTTGATCGACCAATCAGGATCGATGCTCGATCCTTTCGGCGGTTCGACAGGAGGAACTAAAGCACAAGAATGCGCTAAAGCTGTCAATAATGTCTTACGGGAAATAGGTCTAACTTGTACGGCAGGTTCGGAAATTAAGAACAGATGCGATATTTCCGTGTTGAGTTACGGTGCGTCTGGAAGTGCAGCAATAAATGCTTTTTCAGGCAACTTGGCTTCTAACCCAATTGTGACGATACAAGAGTTAGCACAAAACTGCATCCGAGTCGATACAATAAAGAGGAAAATATCTGATGGTGCTGGTGGATTGGTGGAAGTTGACGATCAATTTCCGATCTGGATTGAGCCAATTGGCAGGGGGGGAACACCAATGGCTGCCGCTTTTGAGATGGCTTATAACTTAGTAGATAAATGGACAAAAAGCCACCAAGAAAGTTTTCCGCCGATTGTAATTAACATCACTGATGGTGCGCCAGATAGTCAATCTGATGCCCAAAATGCTGCCTCGAAATTGTCTAAATTAGGAACCAGTGATGGCACTACTTTAATTATAAATATTCACATTTCTGACGGTAGGGCTGCCAGAGTAGAACTACCTTCTTCCCCTAGTGAGTTACCACAGGGAGATGGTAATGCCAAGTTCTTGTTTGACTTCTCCAGCGAATTACCCCCAGTCATGCGCGAACGTGCAGGAGCAGTAGGTTATAAACCAACAGCGGGTGCAAGAGGATTCGTTTATAACGCCGATGCTGAGGCAATGATTCGCCTATTGGATGTTGGGAGTAGGGCTAAGTTGCAGTAA